The Pyrus communis chromosome 5, drPyrComm1.1, whole genome shotgun sequence region TGGAGAACTCACACTCACCACGAGTTGGCCTAACAAGCCAGTGAAGGAGAAGCTTACTAGTCGAAATGGTCGCGTTTTGATTAAGTAATGACGTGGTATAATAACGAACCATGTAAGTCCAACTTCCGCTACATTTCGCTTCTCGACATGCTTCTCTAGTATTCTAGATAATAGCTACATTTGCAATAAGTCATTGCCAAAATGTTATGGCAATTTTTTACCTAAAAAATCACATCTTACACCAAATTTTATCTTAGAAAATTAGTGTAAGGGCCAAAAGCTAGAGATGTGGTGCGTCTACGTATAAAGAGTAGGAttatctcttctttttttttttcttatttgaacgTGAGCCGcttcaatatcttatattaatttttcttataaaaaaaaagagataaaataaagaatatgaGAGGAAACGACGAAAGAGAATGAAAAGAGGAGATAGAGAGAATCTAGACCCGTATAATTCTATGACATTAACCGCACCATGACAAGTACTGTAAATTTTTCAAAAAGCAAAGTGTGTAAATGTAAATAACCGTTAACGTAAACGAGTTAATTAGCCAACCAACCAACCTTCTCTTCTCTCGAGTGAGTGTTTGAGTCACGAGTCATGACTCAGTGCTGCATGACATTGACCACTGCATCTGCATTTGTACGCACCTAACAACTTATGAACTTTATCATTACGACCCCACCTCGTCTCCCTTCCCAGTTCCAGCTTCGATAACTTTCTCTTCACTTCTGATTCTTTCATACGCCCGACTACAAATATTGTAAATACTCGAGTGGACAGCAACCTCCCAACTCGGCTAGTTCGGTTTTGTCAATAACTTGCCCTACTTAACTACCCTTCTCCTCCGTTCAATTCAGTTTCACAGACTTGTCGTTAATCACCGTTGCGCTGCTCAGATTCATCACATAATTTCTAGGGAGCTGTTTGGTGCAGTGAACTGCAGGCAGCAATGGAGTCCGATCCTGAGCAACACGCGCCCTCTTCTCTCGGAAAGGTTTCATTTTTCTACCctcaatttttattcttttgcactttctcatttccttttttctttgcgCTGATGGAACATACTACCGAACGTTCAATCTATGGAGCGCGGCGCGTGTGCCGTATCGGATGCAATACTTGTCGGATACTCCGGACAAAAGTGTTCGGTTTTTAAGATACCGTTACACTTCAGATGAAAAATTTGAGGAAAAAATTAATAGGAAACAAAGATTTAGTTGAAAGTTGATGAACACATAAGAGCTTGCCTCTAATTGAAACAAGGAATATAACTTTGAATGAACTTGAATTTGGATGTCTTCAtgttaaaatgttttaaattatttatttttattgtcgTATCCATATCCTAGTTTGTTGTGACTACGAGACAGAGATTAAGGGCTGAAGATGTAGATGAAGACCTAGGaggactttggaagagactctatgaaaagacttagagtacttggatctaacgtaAGATATGACACAGAACCGAGCGCAATAatgttttaggattcatatagcaGACCCTACTTAGtcggaaaaggctttgttgttgttgttgttgttgttgtatccATATCCTAGTTTGTAGAGATTTTATGTATCGGCTGTCGTCACCGTATCCGTATCCATGTTTTAGAACTCTTCTCTGTTGGGAGTTGTTAatggtttgccatttttcaggTGGGGAAATCTTCAGGTGAAATTGGCGACGCACAGGAGCCACTTCTTGATGGGGCTCACAATTCAGAAAACTATTCTCTTATTGCCGCAATCCTACCGTGAGTAttcttttttcagttttatcTGCTCTAATCTTCTGTTTAGACTGAACATTTTACAGATAATCCACATTAGTCAGGCTTTACACTGCTCCTTAATGATGTCAGATTTCTATTCCCAGCTTTTGGAGGACTACTATATGGCTATGATATTGGCGCAACATCATGTGCTACAATCTCAATAGAGGTATGCATGAGCTATTACTCATATAGCACGGtcttcatttttatttgtaactGCTGATTCACTTAGAACATACCCAATGCAGTCGGCCACATTAAGCGGAGTATCATGGTACAACTTGTCATCTGTGGAAATTGGTCTCATAGTAAGTTTACAACAAACTTCCTTGCTGTCACTGAAATCTCTACGAGTGTTTTTCCTTTTAGTTCTCTTGTGCATCTTTCTTTGGCTTCAAAGCAGGTTAATGTATCTAATTGGTACCTGTTTCATTTGCAGACTAGTGGCTCATTATATGGGGCCTTGATTGGATCTTTGCTGGCCTTTAACGTTGCTGACTTCTTAGGTGGGGTTTTCACTTTTCCTAATACATTCCGAGTTATACAAGTAAAACCGATGATGTCTTCCACTACTGATGAAGTTTGAATGGTTAATCTGTATAAAGGAAGAAGGAGGGAGTTGATTTTGGCTGCTTTATTGTATCTTCTTGGAGGCCTAGTAACAGCATTAGCACCCGACTTGCCTGTTATGGTGATTGGACGCTTCATATATGGTATAGGAATTGGACTGGTAATGAATAGAATGCTTTTTTCAATGCAAAGCTATACTTAGCTCCTTCTATGAAACTTGGAATgtataaattttcaatttgttctCTTTAGGCAATGCATGCGGCTCCGATGTATATTGCAGAGACAGCTCCAAGTGCAATACGAGGTCGCTTAATATCGCTCAAAGAGTTCTTCATAGTGCTTGGGATGGTTGTAAGTTCTACATTCCATCTGAgagtatatgattttttttttgttcgtgACATGCACTGAAGCCAACTAAAAGCTTGTTTTCAAGTTTGCTCCTCTTTTTTGTAAGcttattcttcaaaagttttatgttaCTAATTTTTTGTAAGGCCAGAAAATCATAAGCACCTTGAATTTTATGCAGGCGGGTTATGGAATTGGTAGCCTTTTAGTTGACACAGTAGCTGGTTGGCGCTACATGTATGGAATTACTGGCCCTTTAGCAATAATTATGGGTATCGGAATGTGGTGGCTACCAGCATCACCCAGATGGATCCTTCTACGTGCCATTCAGGGAAGAGGGAATATGGATGAGTTAAAATTGACTGCAATCAGTTGCTTGTGCCGGCTTAGGGGTAGTGCTATTGGTGATTCAGCTCCTGCACAAGTAGATGAGATGCTGGTTGAGCTTGCTTATGTTGGTGACGAGAAAGAAGCCACATTAGGGGAGATGTTTCATGGAAAATGCTTGAAAGCCCTTGTGATTGGTGCTGGATTGGTCTTGTTCCAACAGGTAGTTTCAAGGAATATGATCTGCTGTAATCTGTTGAAATCTTGGCTTATACTTACTTCGTCTATACTATGACAGATCACAGGGCAACCAAGTGTGCTGTACTATGCTGCATCGATTTTTCAGGTACCCTGCTTATTAGATCTAGGGTACTGATTGGACATTGATTGGAAAGATTATCCCTTCCGAGGGTTTCCTAGGAAAATGTCTCTCATCATAACCCATATAATTTAATAGAGTGCAGGATTCTCTGAAGCATCTGATGCAACACGGGTCTCAATTTTACTTGGTGTTTTCAAGGTATGTTTTCTAAAAGATATGCCATGCTATTTATCCAGATGCAGATTCCATACTTTTCTGCTTAATTTCCCTGCTCAGAAGTGTGTCTGCATTCCTATTGAAGAAACTGACTCCCAAAAAAGATATGTCTGAATTGATCTTTTCTTATTGTAGTTAATAATGACTGGAGCAGCTGTTCTTGTTGTTGATAGACTCGGGAGGAGACCTCTACTACTTGGAGGTGTTACGGGGATGGTAAGTCCTCATTGGGTTTgatgttttcatttttatttgtttttcatatGAATTATAAGACTTGAACCAACAATCTTCAAACGTTGAGCACCATGAGAAATTTATGTACTTTATTCACATGACAGGTCATCTCATTATTCCTTTTGGGATCATATTACCTTTTCTTTGATGATGCACCGGTTGCAGCTGTAGTTGCACTGATGTTGTATGTTGGATGTTATCAGGTAATCAGAAAGTTGTATACCGTGCTGAATTTTACGCCATTTTGTTCCTTTGAGATAGGTGAGGTGTTTAACCCATGGAGACTTGTTGTGCAGATATCTTTCGGTCCCATTGGTTGGCTAATGATATCAGAAGTATTCCCCTTACGGTTAAGGGGACGAGGACTCAGTATAGCAGTGCTTGTGAATTTTGCTGCAAATGCACTGGTGACATTTGCATTTTCTCCTCTAAAGGTGCTTAAGATTACCAGCCGTGTTAATTCTTTCAGGATTTTCTTGATTAAATTGTGTTTGGGAATGTTCGTTCATGTATCGTGAGTGAGATAATTTATGAATATTGGGTTGATTGAAACAGGCATTGCTGGGAGCTGGAATATTGTTTTATGTATTTGGAGTAATAGCAGTGGCATCTctacttttcattttcttcatcgTCCCAGAGACCAAGGGGCTTACTCTTGAGGAAATTGAGGCCAAGTGCCTTTAGGCCATCTGGACTTCTGGACTTCTGGTGGTGGTGTAACCAAACATTAGTCATTAGAGTTGTGATCCAAATCTTCACGTATCATACTTCACCTAAATATGACgtagtatagatatatatatatatatatatatatatatatatatatatatatatattcttgtaATATATAAGTAAGAGAGGCAGGTCCATATTTTTTGTAATATAAAACTTGTCCTACTAAATTCTctctaagagcatctccacctGTTGGTGAAGGTATGAGCGAAGGAAACAATGTTGCCATACAGCTCATAAAACTCTCTCTGGCAATCTAAAAAAGCAAGGACAAGTGGTGGGCCAACCATTATCCACCCAAAAGCATATTCTTCTCAAATTCATGCTTGTGCCAACATTAGGCTGATGTTAGCCACAATTTTATTTCGTTTTTTCTTGTCAAGCAAGTGTAACACGTGTGAAGAAGACAGAGTGGGCCAACAAAACTGCAGCGGTGGGCCTCACTACAGGAGAGCACCGGGCCTCGCTGTAGTAGAGCATTGATTGCTTTTCAACGGCTTGGACACGTGGTGAATGGaaagccgttggatttccaacgaccatattttttttctgtttggctttttagccaaaatggtgagatttgtataactcttcactttgtttatttgaaattgatataattggtccctgagtttgtgcataatcaatcattttggtcatttcatgaaaaatctccataaaataaggataaaatgacaaaaatacactcaatttttgtaaaattatttgGTCTATTGTTTATCatattgagggtaattttgtcatttgaatccttatttaacataatttttcatcgaatgaccaaaatgattgatagtagACAACctcagagaccatttctattgatttcaaaatatcatgaaccAAAGTGAGTAGTCAGACAAATATCAataatcattttggctaaaagccTTATTGTTTTTTAAGACAATTATTTGAAACTCTTTGAAGTGTTGGATGTGGTGTTGAGAAACACTTGGGTGCCCTTCGCAACAACCAAAATTTTGAACTTGCGGGGGCCCTTGGGGTCAACCAGCACTGTCTCCTTCTTCGTATATTGTATTGGGCTGGGCTTACCAAGGAGATCCGATCCGTATCAGCCGTCGTAGTCGTAAAACAACTCGAGTATGTTTTCCTCTAAGTTGAAGCAGTTGGCGGTGGCTAGGGTTAgtgcgagagagagaggagagatagAAGAGAGATGGCGAAGTTTAATGAGGTGCAGAAGAGGAAGCGAGCGCAGAATGCGGAGAAGAAGAGAGCGGTTCACGGCGATGCAACCACCGGGAAGCTCCACAACAAGCCCCAACCCCTTTCCATCTCCGGCAAGCGCAAGCGCAAGCTCTTGAAAAAATGGCGCCGAGTACGTTTTCCTCTCATTATTAACTTTTAATTTGTATTCCTTGACCCGTAATTAATTACTCCATCAAAGattcaaaatcaaatttaatttctgtTTATACGTGttgttataaattataattttgttaatttt contains the following coding sequences:
- the LOC137734714 gene encoding D-xylose-proton symporter-like 2 isoform X1 encodes the protein MESDPEQHAPSSLGKVGKSSGEIGDAQEPLLDGAHNSENYSLIAAILPFLFPAFGGLLYGYDIGATSCATISIESATLSGVSWYNLSSVEIGLITSGSLYGALIGSLLAFNVADFLGRRRELILAALLYLLGGLVTALAPDLPVMVIGRFIYGIGIGLAMHAAPMYIAETAPSAIRGRLISLKEFFIVLGMVAGYGIGSLLVDTVAGWRYMYGITGPLAIIMGIGMWWLPASPRWILLRAIQGRGNMDELKLTAISCLCRLRGSAIGDSAPAQVDEMLVELAYVGDEKEATLGEMFHGKCLKALVIGAGLVLFQQITGQPSVLYYAASIFQSAGFSEASDATRVSILLGVFKLIMTGAAVLVVDRLGRRPLLLGGVTGMVISLFLLGSYYLFFDDAPVAAVVALMLYVGCYQISFGPIGWLMISEVFPLRLRGRGLSIAVLVNFAANALVTFAFSPLKALLGAGILFYVFGVIAVASLLFIFFIVPETKGLTLEEIEAKCL
- the LOC137734714 gene encoding D-xylose-proton symporter-like 2 isoform X2, whose translation is MGLTIQKTILLLPQSYPFGGLLYGYDIGATSCATISIESATLSGVSWYNLSSVEIGLITSGSLYGALIGSLLAFNVADFLGRRRELILAALLYLLGGLVTALAPDLPVMVIGRFIYGIGIGLAMHAAPMYIAETAPSAIRGRLISLKEFFIVLGMVAGYGIGSLLVDTVAGWRYMYGITGPLAIIMGIGMWWLPASPRWILLRAIQGRGNMDELKLTAISCLCRLRGSAIGDSAPAQVDEMLVELAYVGDEKEATLGEMFHGKCLKALVIGAGLVLFQQITGQPSVLYYAASIFQSAGFSEASDATRVSILLGVFKLIMTGAAVLVVDRLGRRPLLLGGVTGMVISLFLLGSYYLFFDDAPVAAVVALMLYVGCYQISFGPIGWLMISEVFPLRLRGRGLSIAVLVNFAANALVTFAFSPLKALLGAGILFYVFGVIAVASLLFIFFIVPETKGLTLEEIEAKCL